Part of the Engystomops pustulosus chromosome 4, aEngPut4.maternal, whole genome shotgun sequence genome is shown below.
ACCAATAGATATGTTTTGATAGCTCTCACCTGTTCAGGGTCATGAAGTCCAACCCAGATGTCTACATTTGGGCTGTAAGCAGCAACATGACTTGCAATAATGGATGCTTCTGATTCATCTAAGATTGAAGCCAAATGTGCACCATGTCCATAACTGACACACTCAAACTGCAAGAAAACAAAACTATGGGTAACTAATCAACAAAGCACAAATGtttgcaacctttttttttttttaatttctgaccTCAGCTTCAGACCAGGGCAGTCGGAACCGAAAGTATCCATAACAATTAGATTTGTAGAAAAACCATCCAGGAGGACATGAAGAACGAGGTGCCCCTGTATAAAATATCATTAttacaaataattttaataatatcTTTGTGTTGCTTTATGTTAATAACCAAGAGAGCATGCTAATTATATATGGCTAGATCAAAAAGAAGAGAGGCGGCATATGGCATTTTTAGTGTATGGGGAGAGTGTAGTATGTTCTGTTTTTCACATAGATAGTCCTGAAAAGACACTCGAGAAAATGTGGAAACAGGAGTCATTGTCCATGTTTggatatgttaatgagccagttaaaagataaaaatataagTAAAATATCACAAAAGGCATCTCAAAGAAAAGAACTTGCATCAATATATACATGCTAATATTGGGGACAATTCGTGCAACCACCACCGTCTCTCTTTACAAAATTCAGAATATGCCCCTGGGAGGAAGTCCTGTCTCTCATACCTCATAGAACTCCTCATGCATGCAGACTATGCAGTGGCCTTCTGTATTCTGCCAAGGTTCACATAGagaatatggcagtatatatgtTATGCAAAGTATGATGTGCCACGCCTATTCTTCTTACCTTCTGAAAGGGAAACCCCAAGGACCAAACAACCCAGAAGGGCAAAGTAGAAGGAGGTTGACATCCTGTGGACAAAAACAATACTTTAAAATCCTAAAATAAATACTATAAATTAGCTAAAAATTTAAGCggtattcccacaaaggaaaaattcttaaatattctcagcataccaaaataacacattctgtgcaggtctggggtgggggagggatGCTACTGTCATCTCTGCATGCTACCTGCTccttcagaaactaaaatagtccCATGTTTCTtataatattccctagtttatcatccaaaatagccccatcatggttatattatatacagcctcccgttgttagattatatacagccccctcgtgggttACATTATAAACAGCCCCTCTACCCCTCACCAGGTACTGCCAGACTGCTGAGGACTGAGATTCGGCTGTGTGCCCtcgccagcagctctgggccccagctctGGGTATGCCTGGGACAACAATGGCTTATAGCAGCACCCAGAACTATTTGAAAATAAAGAACCCTCCAACCTCTCTTCCTATGACAACCTCTATCTCTGATAAAATTTCTACACATGTGCCCTGGCCTTGCTCTCTGCACCCCTGAATGTTCCAGGGTCTGACTACTAATGAATTATGTTCTGAAAAGACCAGCTGAATCTCTTAACCTCTTAATGTAACTCCCCACATAAGTGGACAAAAAGTCAATGTCCTTGACACTTTACATGATTAATCCCAGATGTAGCCAACTGTCTGTATGTTGATTCAAGTGTAGTGGGGGTTAAAATGTGTAGTTGCATTTAATATATTGTGTGCGCAGTAAGAGTTCTGGTAAAGCAGGGGTTAATATTCTGCATGTGTAGTAAACCAGGGCtgaaaaaattgcatttatatTTCGCTACAGAAATTAATGCAGAAACCTTCTGGCAAAGTTTTGTATCGAAATGTTACATTTAAATCTCACTAGTGCCTCTTAAATGTAAATTAAGATAGTGACATGTGACTACTAAAATCTTGCCCACCCACAAAGCAGAATGTAACACTGGGGatctgcagcactgatgggagtAAAGGATGCAAAGAATCTGAGTAAAATTGCTAAGTAAGATGTTGAAAGTTATCTTGACCATGGTAGGATTACTAGGGAATTAAGacttgagaactttaatttgtgtgaaaacccttttaaatatgTCATGGACCTTGTTAAAAGTTGATAGCACAAACAAGTTGGCACTCAAAGCCACATAACAGAACATCAGCAGATGCCTTCACgggtatttttaatttttgttttttacaggtCTGATTCCTATATTTTTTCAATCTGCATCCTTAGTTTAGAAGGACTTACAATTTTAAAAAGTAACAATTACAGGAATATAAATCTCTTGGTTTTACTAAGCTACTAATATTTAGTGACCCTGTCTGTGTATTCCCATTGCCATCTAAAGACTTACCTGACCCAGATAGTAGCAGACCTGGCTATGTAAATGTGAAGAAATAGGTTTAGATGGAACCTTTTATATGAAAACATGCCACCCTCTGTCTCTTGTGCCTCTTATGAGGTGGGACTTGTATGGCAGATGGAGATCAGGTAACAAAGACAGGAACAAGCAATAAGGATGTAGATATTACAGTTATTTAGAGGGCTTTTCCCATCACACCTAAATAATAAACACATCCAAAGAATCGACAGCAGTATAACCACTAAAATGCTATTTGAGTGCTACCAGAGCAAGATAACATATTCATCCGAGACAATCGGAGTTAGATACGTATTTGTGTACTGAGTCAGACAAAGTAACAGCAAAGTGTCTTGCATGTAACCTATGGCAAGGTGCATAGCAGagttttattattatatcatatCATGGCACACCCCATCATAAATGGCTAAATCAATAATAATTTAACAAACCTCAAGTTTAATGGCTATACTTTACTAGAAATGCATGAATAACTATATTGCATTAATGCATAGATTTTTCTAATAGAAACTTAATATTGTGTTACTGTATTTCTTGAGGGGGCTAGTTTTCGAAATAGGTCTTTGGAGTTTTTTAATGTCCTACTGTCTTAGGGGCTCAGCAATTGCGACATAGTATCTAAACtctgttccagcaaaatccaCCCTCCAAAAGCCAATAGACACTCCTTCTATTCTGCACACTTctacagcagtttgtgatcaTGTGTGAGATATTACTGCATTCTGTAGAAATTCGGTAACAAACTACATGGTGATTTTTCTTCTTCAACCccctctaaaaataaaaatgtagggCTCAAAGCAaagttttttggaaaaagattttcacttatatgagtcaatggggcaaatttacttacccggtccattcgcgttccagcggcggcttctccgctctggattcgggtccggccgggatttaataaggtagttcttccgccgtccaccaggtggcgctgctgcgctgaaagtaaactcatcgcgccggaatgcaccgagctggaccaggtgaaggtaagcggtccttatgcgacacattttcggtttttaaatgcggcggtttttccgaatacgtcgggttttcgttcggccacgccccccgatttccgtcgcgcgcatgccagcgccgatgcgccacaatccgat
Proteins encoded:
- the LOC140127224 gene encoding regenerating islet-derived protein 4-like — its product is MFSYKRFHLNLFLHIYIARSATIWVRMSTSFYFALLGCLVLGVSLSEGAPRSSCPPGWFFYKSNCYGYFRFRLPWSEAEFECVSYGHGAHLASILDESEASIIASHVAAYSPNVDIWVGLHDPEQNRRWKWNDGSMYNYRAWKSGEPNNEHNSEYCGELSKETSYRSWNDAPCKEENHFVCKYKP